One window from the genome of Juglans microcarpa x Juglans regia isolate MS1-56 unplaced genomic scaffold, Jm3101_v1.0 JmScfU0001, whole genome shotgun sequence encodes:
- the LOC121245204 gene encoding UPF0481 protein At3g47200-like, with amino-acid sequence MEDYLAIERIEGEAIDSITKGDRHRELVINIKEDLGDLELPLSTDCCIYRVPDPFRKMNEESFTPLVVSIGPFHHSKERLKIMEKFKTRCLERFLQHSNCNVEDLVDTIKSLEGNVGRCYAETIHLSSDEFVKLILLDACFVIEFFISESGMLWSPEDTVFLKPWLTDTIKVDLGLLENQLPFFVMDKLFNINASELGLLKVPSSFTRLSIDFFRRYNIQGSTPRDDLEIKHFVDLVRTLLLPSSKAQLVRDEDGIVRQLYSASQLNEAGVEFNVSYSKSLVDLQFTNGALEIPYLELDTNMESTLWNVTAFELCHYPDNARVGDDIVLMSFLLRTTKDEDLLIEKGILVNWVGENNAATGFFNNLCPHLLLTNMNTSYIRLAENLNAFYKAPWHAWTATFKRDYFSTPWRTFSTIAAVTFLVLTLIQTFIFIISQPLSLPEILRLSDDCSCEPIEEPADGAYIEPLKYWSMLSNACTAPMQCNGSHIDYSEPIDIINL; translated from the exons ATGGAAGATTATTTAGCGATTGAGAGAATTGAAGGGGAGGCAATCGATTCAATTACAAAGGGAGATCGACATAGAGAGTTAGTGattaacatcaaagaagatttaGGAGACTTGGAGCTACCCTTATCAACTGATTGTTGTATCTACAGGGTTCCAGATCCCTTTCGGAAAATGAATGAAGAGTCGTTCACTCCTCTGGTTGTATCAATAGGGCCTTTTCACCATAGCAAAGAAAGATTGAAAATCATGGAGAAGTTTAAAACGAGATGTTTGGAGAGATTCCTGCAACACTCTAACTGTAATGTGGAGGATTTAGTAGACACAATAAAGAGTTTGGAAGGAAATGTTGGTCGTTGTTATGCAGAAACTATCCATCTTAGCAGTGACGAGTTTGTGAAACTAATATTGTTGGATGCATGCTTCGTTATTGAATTTTTCATCAGCGAGTCGGGCATGCTATGGTCACCTGAAGACACAGTATTTTTGAAGCCATGGCTGACAGATACTATAAAAGTGGACTTGGGATTGCTTGAAAATCAACTTCCTTTCTTTGTTATGGATAAATTATTCAACATTAATGCATCAGAATTAGGTCTTCTTAAAGTCCCTAGTTCCTTCACTAGGCTCTCCATTGATTTCTTTAGGAGATACAACATTCAAGGATCGACTCCCCGTGATGATTTGGAAATAAAGCACTTTGTTGATTTGGTCAGAACACTTCTTTTACCTTCATCTAAAGCCCAATTGGTAAGAGATGAAGATGGTATTGTTCGGCAATTGTATAGTGCGAGCCAACTGAATGAGGCCGGAGTGGAGTTTAATGTAAGCTACAGCAAGAGCTTAGTTGACTTGCAATTCACAAACGGAGCCTTGGAAATTCCATATTTGGAATTAGATACCAACATGGAGTCCACACTATGGAATGTCACGGCCTTTGAGTTGTGCCATTATCCAGATAATGCACGTGTTGGTGATGACATAGTTCTAATGAGTTTCCTTCTCAGGACTACCAAAGATGAGGATTTACTCATTGAAAAGGGAATCTTGGTTAATTGGGTAGGCGAAAACAATGCAGCCACTGGATTTTTCAACAATCTCTGCCCGCATTTGCTTCTGACAAACATGAACACAAGTTATATTCGCCTGGCTGAAAACTTGAATGCATTCTACAAGGCGCCTTGGCATGCTTGGACGGCTACCTTTAAACGAGATTATTTCAGCACTCCTTGGAGAACATTTTCTACCATAGCTGCTGTCACTTTCCTGGTGCTCACTCTTATACAAACT ttcatcttcatcatctctCAACCGCTCTCACTTCCCGAGATTCTCCGACTCTCAGATGACTGCAGTTGCGAGCCTATTGAGGAGCCAGCTGATGGAGCCTACATTGAACCTCTCAAGTACTGGAGCATGCTCTCAAATGCCTGTACTGCCCCAATGCAGTGCAATGGTTCTCACATTGATTACTCAGAACCTATAGATATCATTAATCTTTAA